In Metarhizium brunneum chromosome 3, complete sequence, a genomic segment contains:
- the SRPK_2 gene encoding Serine/threonine-protein kinase SRPK codes for MNPHWFRNLRRPVLRTTARLFKPHQRVFLPFKSTPVSTTASPDSPVLLPASTPIEEEELPGYVAEDYYPTRIGQVFESRYRVLCKLGRGTGSTVWLAKDLCHEQYRVLKVCTLAKNSIVLQQAQNEIAVLDYLKSSPVQQHPGKAFVRTILTSFEVSGPKGSHQCLVYQPLGMTFTELRNLLPQGRIETRMLQHALQILLVALDYLHKNNVVHTDISPNNILCGVKNLSPFEELEEAERAQPVARKVLPDRVIYLSRQTPMTQGEPVLSDLGSARFGQEEYQGDIMPLVYRAPEVILDMKWSSKVDIWSMGVMVWDLLEGRRLFVAKRDGLVDDEQHVAEMVSLMGPPPREFLQRSKKCAAYFDDSGNWLGSIPIPTTSLEERVTHLEGQDKQLMLSFARRALRWLPEERPTAEELAFDDWLMQPYSESKDLEKGLDSEG; via the exons ATGAATCCACACTGGTTCAGAAACTTGCGCCGACCCGTATTGAGAACTACTGCCAGACTCTTCAAACCACATCAAAGAGTGTTTCTACCGTTCAAGAGCACACCCGTGTCGACCACTGCATCGCCAGACAGCCCAGTCTTGTTGCCCGCCTCAACGCCcattgaggaagaagagcttcCCGGATATGTCGCTGAAGATTACTACCCGACGCGTATCGGACAAGTCTTTGAGTCGCGATACCGTGTCCTTTGCAAACTTGGTCGAGGGACTGGGTCCACTGTTTGGTTAGCCAAAGACCTATG TCATGAACAATATCGTGTGCTGAAAGTTTGCACATTAGCCAAGAATAGCATTGTCCTGCAGCAAGCCCAGAATGAGATTGCCGTGCTGGATTACCTCAAGTCATCACCCGTGCAACAACATCCGGGCAAAGCCTTCGTCAGAACAATCTTGACCTCGTTTGAAGTCTCTGGACCCAAGGGCTCGCATCAATGCCTGGTATACCAGCCATTGGGAATGACATTCACTGAGCTGCGAAATCTCCTTCCGCAAGGGAGGATCGAAACCCGTATGCTACAGCACGCGTTGCAGATACTTCTCGTGGCCTTGGATTACCTGCACAAAAACAATGTGGTTCATACTG ATATCTCCCCGAATAATATTCTTTGTGGTGTAAAGAACCTGTCACCAttcgaggagctcgaggaaGCGGAGCGAGCACAGCCAGTCGCGCGCAAGGTGCTCCCTGATCGGGTGATATACCTGTCGCGGCAGACACCCATGACCCAGGGCGAGCCTGTTCTCTCTGACCTTGGATCCGCGAGGTTCGGGCAAGAAGAGTACCAAGGGGACATCATGCCCCTGGTCTACAGAGCCCCCGAAGTAATTTTGGACATGAAGTGGTCCTCCAAGGTAGATATCTGGTCTATGGGTGTCATG GTTTGGGATTTGCTTGAGGGAAGACGCCTATTCGTCGCCAAAAGAGACGGCCTTGTAGACGACGAGCAACATGTAGCAGAAATGGTATCGCTCATGGGCCCACCACCACGTGAATTCCTGCAACGGAGTAAGAAGTGTGCGGCTTATTTTGACGACTCTG GCAACTGGCTGGGATCCATCCCCATTCCAACCACGTCTCTCGAAGAGCGGGTTACTCACTTGGAAGGCCAGGACAAACAGCTGATGCTGAGTTTTGCCCGTCGTGCCTTGCGCTGGCTACCAGAGGAGCGGCCCACGGCTGAGGAACTGGCGTTTGATG
- the fcp1 gene encoding RNA polymerase II subunit A C-terminal domain phosphatase: MYDKLVSLGSRLHYPITITKLLKSPGDSIKKQEIIIEYKFTWRRKVSDDEWADETTYTEYDSPAEGKLKEWRIKEGMVINADTPCMLVEEACGHEVQIQGLCSLCGADMTEFNWATEERDTDRAMINMTHDQTGLMVSESVAMKAEHDTQKRLLRQRKLSLVVDLDQTIIHACIEPTIGEWQKDASNPNHEAVKDVKSFQLNDDGPRGLASGCTYYIKLRPGLQEFLEEIATMYELHVYTMGTRAYALNIARIVDPDRKLFGNRVISRDENGSITSKSLQRLFPVSTNMVVIIDDRADVWPRNRPNLIKVVPYDFFKGIGDINSSFLPKRTDILPAPPQSNGSALAPNNNTNGANGASTDVKTSPLEEIARMGGAVDEVSLKIQAEEQEKSLEKQLTDRPMLHMQEQLDKEDEMSAQDTETGDSSANHPRQHLLNDDDEELIALQDHLTDLHSSFYETYDRRREERRQSEPTHPPGHSKPRRRSSVDDGVDLSMVPDVGDILDELKSNVLSGLVIVLSGLVPLGVNIEDSEIGMQAQSFGAQVLDSVSRRVTHLVVSLARPRTKKVQQAAKIPSIRIVNHNWLVDCLSQWRRLDERPYYLNVAADRERSDDTTEATSEAENVEAEARDLKDFDWATADKDLEEFLGTDNDDEEDEEGEDNDEEEEEGDRDMDMGDIVESGAEADKDGDTDSSRTNSPIKKGKKRKLPIEEDESDGDGRGIVGESLLAKKQRLARNRGASGLRSVRTTNGDDGEDEGSSLPTPGPTNDEATVVSNKAAATEPAHDDEGDVDDDELERELLAELEAADE; this comes from the coding sequence ATGTACGACAAACTCGTCTCGCTAGGCTCGCGCCTACACTACCCCATAACCATTACAAAACTTCTCAAGTCGCCTGGAGACTCTATTAAGAAACAAGAAATCATTATCGAGTACAAGTTTACCTGGCGGCGGAAAGTAAGCGACGATGAATGGGCCGACGAAACTACCTACACCGAATACGACAGCCCTGCCGAGGGCAAGTTGAAGGAATGGCGCATCAAAGAGGGCATGGTCATCAACGCCGACACGCCTTGTATGTTGGTCGAGGAGGCTTGTGGCCACGAGGTTCAGATCCAAGGACTGTGTAGTTTATGTGGCGCCGACATGACCGAGTTCAACTGGGCCACGGAAGAAAGGGATACTGATCGCGCCATGATCAACATGACCCATGACCAGACCGGTTTGATGGTTAGTGAGAGTGTTGCAATGAAGGCAGAGCATGATACGCAAAAGCGACTGCTTCGCCAGCGCAAGCTGAGCCTTGTTGTCGATTTGGACCAGACCATTATCCACGCCTGCATAGAGCCGACAATCGGCGAGTGGCAAAAAGATGCGTCAAATCCTAACCACGAGGCTGTCAAGGATGTCAAGAGCTTCCAGCTGAATGATGATGGACCAAGGGGGCTGGCTAGTGGCTGCACCTACTACATCAAGCTGAGACCTGGCTTGCAAGAGTTCCTCGAGGAGATTGCAACCATGTATGAGTTGCACGTTTATACCATGGGCACGCGTGCATATGCACTCAACATTGCGCGCATTGTCGACCCCGACAGAAAACTGTTTGGCAATCGCGTCATTAGCCGAGATGAAAACGGCAGCATAACTTCAAAGAGCTTGCAGCGGCTGTTCCCAGTCAGCACCAACATGGTGGTCATCATTGACGATCGTGCTGATGTATGGCCGCGAAACCGACCAAACCTTATCAAGGTCGTGCCGTATGACTTCTTCAAGGGCATCGGTGACATCAACTCCAGTTTCCTGCCGAAGCGGACAGACATTTTGCCAGCCCCCCCGCAATCCAACGGCTCGGCATTGGCGCCGAATAACAACACCAATGGCGCGAATGGCGCGTCGACTGATGTAAAGACATCGCCGCTCGAAGAAATTGCGAGAATGGGCGGAGCCGTGGACGAAGTTAGTCTGAAGATCCAAGCAGAGGAGCAGGAAAAGTCGTTGGAGAAGCAGTTAACAGACCGGCCCATGCTGCACATGCAAGAGCAGCTGGATAAAGAAGACGAGATGTCCGCTCAAGATACCGAGACTGGAGACTCGTCGGCCAACCATCCGAGGCAGCATTTACTTaacgatgacgacgaagagcTCATTGCGTTACAGGATCATCTCACTGACCTTCACTCATCATTCTACGAAACCTATGACCGAAGACGagaagaaagacgacaatcAGAGCCCACACATCCTCCGGGGCACAGCAAACCGCGACGTAGATCATCCGTGGACGATGGAGTCGATTTATCCATGGTACCAGATGTTGGTGATATCCTCGATGAGCTCAAGTCCAATGTTTTGTCTGGCCTCGTCATTGTTCTTTCTGGACTGGTGCCTCTTGGCGTAAACATTGAAGACTCCGAGATTGGGATGCAGGCGCAGAGCTTTGGTGCCCAAGTCCTGGATAGCGTATCTCGACGAGTCACCCACTTGGTTGTATCGCTGGCGCGGCCCAGAACGAAAAAGGTGCAACAAGCGGCCAAAATCCCAAGCATTAGGATTGTAAACCACAATTGGCTCGTCGATTGCCTTAGCCAATGGCGCCGGTTGGACGAGAGACCGTACTATCTCAATGTTGCGGCAGACCGCGAGCGATCTGATGATACCACGGAGGCTACGTCTGAAGCCGAAAACGTCGAGGCGGAGGCGAGGGACCTCAAAGACTTTGATTGGGCCACTGCGGACAAGGATTTGGAGGAGTTTCTCGGTACTGAtaatgacgatgaagaagatgaggagggggaggacaacgatgaggaggaagaagaaggagacagagacatggacatgggcgATATCGTTGAGAGTGGTGCTGAAGCCGACAAGGACGGGGACACAGACAGTAGCAGGACCAACAGTCCCAtaaagaagggcaagaaacGGAAACTACCtattgaagaagacgagtcGGACGGCGACGGACGTGGCATAGTGGGGGAAAGCCttttggccaagaagcagcgTCTGGCTCGTAACCGCGGAGCATCCGGGCTGAGATCGGTACGAACGACcaatggagatgatggcgaagatGAGGGCAGCAGTTTGCCGACGCCTGGGCCGACTAACGACGAAGCAACGGTGGTCAGCAACAAGGCAGCCGCCACGGAGCCAGCACATGACGACGAGGGGGatgtggatgatgatgagctggAGAGAGAGCTCTTGGCAGAGCTGGAAGCGGCAGATGAGTAG